GGCCCGGTGGTGACCGAGCAGGACGGCCGACCCGTGGCCGTGCGCTGCGTGGGCCTTGATGTTGCGCCCATTCCCGGCATTTTCGCCCAGTACTGGGCGATGGCGCAGGCGCGCGACCACGGCGAATTCGAACGCGCCCTCGCGCGCCATCAGAACGCCATGTTCAACGTCCTGTACGCCGACACGGACGGCCACGCGGCGTACTACTTCACCGGACTCGTACCGCGGCGAGCGGGCGGCCACTGGAGCGACTGGGCGGGCACCCTGAGTGGCGATCGCCGCGAACTCATCTGGCATGAGGTCCACGACTTCAGCGAACTGCCCCGCCTGGTCGATCCACCCTCCGGCTGGCTGCAGAATGCCAACAACCCGCCCTGGCTCGCCACCTTGCCGCCGGCGCTGGATCCGGCGGCGTTTCCTGGATACCTGTCACCGCAAATGGTAACTCCGCGCGAGCAGCGCTCGATCCGGATGCTGCGCTCACTGGAGCGGCCCACCTTGGAGGACCTGATGGCCTGCGTGAACGATACACGCTCGGAGACCGCGGAGCGTCTCGTCCCTCCCCTGCTGGAGGCGGCAGAACGGTCCGGGAGCGAACTCGCCCGCCAGGCAGCCGGCGTGCTGGCAGGCTGGGACCATCGATTCGATTCTGCCAGCGCCCAGGCCCACCTCTTTTCACGCTGGCTGGTGGGCCTGGGCGCCAACCGGACGCTCTCGAACGTGACCCGCGAGCCCTGGCAGGAAAGCGAGCCTCTCGATACCCCACGCGGGCTGGCCGACGAAGGCGCTGCCCTGAGCGCGCTGGAGCAGGCCGCTTCGGCCCTGCTGCAGGAATACGGCAGCCTCGAGCGGCCCTGGGGAACGCTGACTCACGCCCGACGGGGCGAGTACAGCGTGCCCGGCCACGGCCACCTCGATCCGTTTGGCGTGTTCCGGGTTTCTGGCTTTCAGCCCGCGGCAGAAGGAATGTTCGACATGGCCTTTGGCACGACCTACATTGCCGCCATCGAATTCTCGCGTCCGGTCCGGGCGCGGGTGCTGCTCGCCTACGGCAACAGTTCGCAGCCGAATTCACCGCACGTGGGTGACCAGCTCCCACTCTTTGCGCGTGGAGAACTGCGCCCCGCCTGGCTGACACGCCCGGAAGTGGAAGCACACCTCGCCAGGCGCGACGAGGTGTGCAGCATAGACGGTTGAGCGAAGCAAAACCGTCTATGCGAGGCGACGTGGGAGAGCAATGGGGTTTTTCGTTGCTCAGGTTCCCAGGGCTTGGCGGGTCTCAGTCTGTACCGCGCTGGCCGACAGCCACCGAGGAATCCGCCGCCACCTTGGCGCCGGGGTCGAAGCGAGACAGGAACGGTGCCAGCGGCTCGTCGAGACGCGCGAGCAACGGTCCCAGAATGGCCGTAAGCAACACGTACACGGCCGCGAGTGGCCCGATGCCCTGCGCAATGCCCGCAGACACACCCAGACCGGCGATCAGGATGCTGAATTCTCCCCGCGCAACGAGCGACGCCCCGGCCCGAAAACGGCCCCGGGACCGCGCGCCCAGTCGAGCCGCGCCATACCAGCCGGTCAGGAGTTTGGTGAACGTGGTGACGACGGCCAGGATCACGGCCGGAAGAATCACGTCCGGAACGGAGCTGAGGTCCAGTTGCAACCCGAAGAAGATGAAGAAGATGGCAGCGAACAGATCACGCAAGGGCTCGATCAACGGCCGGGTGCGGTGTGCGACATCGCCGGAAAGCGCGATGCCGACCAGAAACGCACCGATGGCCGCACTGACTTTCAGCAGGTCTGCGAGTCCGGCGATCAGCAGCACCAGCCCGAACACACTCAGCAGCAGGGTTTCTTTCGACCCTACGTTGAGCAGGCGACTGAACGCCGGGCCGAACCGCATCGCCGCGTAAAACGTCACGCCGAACGCCAGCAGCGCCACCATGAGGCTCACGCCCGTGGCGAGCAATCCACCACCGACCAGCAACGCCGCTACGACCGGCAGGTAGAAGGCCATGGCAATGTCCTCCAGTACGCACACGGCCAGCACAATCGGTGTCTCGCGGTTGCCAAGGCGGCCCAGGTCGGTCAGCACTTTCGAGGCGATCCCCGACGAACTCAGGTACGTCACACCACCGAGCAGAATCGCGCCCAGCGGGGTGAAGCCGAGCACGAACCCGGCCAGCAGACCCGGGCTGAAATTCAACAGCAGATCCACCACACCGACGCCCGAGTTCGACCGCAAGTTGGATTTGAGCTCCGCGGATGTGTACTCCAGACCCAGCACGAACAACAGCAGAACTGCGCCGATTTCCGCTCCGACGTGCACGAAATCCTCGGATTCGTTGCCCAGGTGAAACGTTGCACCCAACGCGAGGCCGGCCAGCAGGTACAGCGGTATGGGGGTGATACCGAATCGTCCGGCGGCGCGCCCGACGAAGGCGAGCGCCAGCGTGACGGCGCCCAGCTCCAGAAAAATACGACCGAGTTCCACGGAGGACCTCCTGGGGTTGGGTGAGAAGACTGGAAAACGACAGGTGATTCAGCGCAGCAGAAGTCGGAACATCAATACCAACGCCTTGCCTTACGAGCTTCCCAGGTGCCGTGATGCGGCGAGCACCCCGTCAGGCGTACCGACCAGCACCAGCGTATCGCCTGCCAGCAGCACGAACTGCGGATCTGGCGCGGGGTGCGCCTGACCATCGCGCATGACCGCGACAATCGACGTGCCGGTCCGCGAACGCAACTGCGCGTCGCCCATCGGGCAGCGCAGGAAACGTGACGTGGGCGGGAGGGGCACCCAGTCCATCGCGAGTCCTTCGATGTCCTGCGGCAGGGTCGCCAGACGGCGGGTGATGGTACTGCCGCCCAGCAGGTCCGCGACCGCTTCGGCTTCCTCTTCGGTCAGGGTGATGCTTTGCGCACAGGCGTCCGGGTCATCCTGGCGGGACACGAAAATTTCGCGGCGTCCATCACGGTGCGTGATGACACCGACGCGCTTGCCGTACTGGCTGGCAAAATCATGCCGGACACCTACTCCCGGCAGTTTGGTTTCCTCAAGGCGCACCATACTGCCAAGTGTAGCTCCGCCGGACCATTTGACCCCGAAATGAGTGCTTCGTCCAGGCGTTTACGAGCGCCTCGCGTGTCGTGGCGCACCAGACGAGAGGGCGCGGCACCGGCCCGAAATGAGCGCTCGGGTATCAGCAGCTGGGGTATCAGGAAAGCTCCTCCAGGGGGGGCGGATTTTTCGGCAGGGACTGCGCGATGCGGCGGCGCACTTCATCCACGTCGGCTTTACTTCCGAGAATCTGGATGCCGTCCCCCGCTTCGACGGTGGTGGCGCCTTTGGGAATCACGTACTCGCCATCACGGTGAATCAGGACAATCAGGGCGTCTTCCGGGAAACCCAGGTCGACGATGCGTTTGCCTTCCACGATGGAGTGGCGTGGCACGCGAATGTCAACCAGGTCGGTTTTCTCCGAGTCGAGCGATGCGTAGGAAAGCGGCGAAACCTGCGGCGTGACGAGATCCGTGTCGACCCGCAAAAGGCGCGCCACGAAAGGCAGGCTGGTGCCTTGAATCAGAATGCTGGTCAGCACGATAAAAAACGCGACGTTGAAGATGATCTGTGCACCCGGAACGCCGGCCAGCAACGGAAAGGTCGCCAGGATGATCGGAACGGCACCACGCAATCCCACCCAGGCGATCATGCTCTTGTGACGCTTTTTCATGGGAGAAAGCGCCAGGCTGAGGTAGATCGCCAGGGGCCGCGCGATGAACATCAGGATCAGCGAGAGCAGCATGGCCGGTCCGGCGACGCTCAGCAGTTGCTTCGGGAAGACCAGCAGACCGAGCAGCAGGAACATACCGATCTCGAACAGGTAGGTCAGGCCATCGTGAAAAAGCCGCAGCGAGCGCTTGTGGATGAAGTCACTGTTGCCGAGCACGACCGCGCCGATGTACACCGCCAGAAACCCACTGCCGCCCACCACGGCGGCACTGCCGTACATCAAGGCCATCAAGGAAATGGACAGCACCGAGTACAAGCCGTCGAACTTCAGGTTGATGTTGTTCAGCACGTGAACCGCAACCTGCCCGGCCACATAACCCACCGCGCCGCCGATCAGCATCTGCTGCAGGAACAGCGGAATGATGCTGTACCACGGCAAGGAAGGCTGCATGATCAGGCTGGTGAGGCCGATGACCAGGAACACGGCCATCGGATCGTTGGTGCCGGACTCGAATTCCAGGAGCGGCTTGATCTGCCCTTTCAGCCCGAGTGCCCGTTCGCGCAGCACGCTGAAGACCGCGCTGGCATCGGTCGATGACACGACCGCGCCGAGGAGCAGGCTGGTCAGCCAGGGCAGGTGAAGCAGGTGGTGCGCGGCGGCGCCCAGGACTCCCGCCGTGATGAACACCCCCAGCGTGGACAGCACCAGCCCTTTGGCGAGCACGGGTCTGGTGTCCTTCCAGCGGGTTTCCAGCCCCCCGGAGTAGAGAATCAGCACCAGGGTGATGATGCCGACCAGCTGCGTCAGTTCGTAATTTTCAAAAGGAATCCCGCCGAGTCCTTCGCTGCCGGCGAGCATACCGATCACCACGAACAGCAGCAGGGCTGGCACGCCAAGCCGCCCACCGAGCTTGCTGGCGAAGAGGCTCAGCAGAATCAGGGCGGCGCCAATCAGAATGGGAACGTCAAAAATGCTGCTGGAGGGCAAGAGTGTCCTCCTTCAAGGATCAGGGATGAGCGGTAGACAGACGGCGTGGCGGTTCAGGACCACCGTTCAGGAGCGAAAGAACCGACCCTGCGGTCGTGGAGCGCGCCACGGTCATCGTGGACGTGGGATGGAACTTGACTTCTGTGGTTTCAGCAGCGTCAGCTTGCCGGCAGGCGCCT
The Deinococcus peraridilitoris DSM 19664 genome window above contains:
- a CDS encoding cation:proton antiporter regulatory subunit — encoded protein: MVRLEETKLPGVGVRHDFASQYGKRVGVITHRDGRREIFVSRQDDPDACAQSITLTEEEAEAVADLLGGSTITRRLATLPQDIEGLAMDWVPLPPTSRFLRCPMGDAQLRSRTGTSIVAVMRDGQAHPAPDPQFVLLAGDTLVLVGTPDGVLAASRHLGSS
- a CDS encoding potassium/proton antiporter encodes the protein MPSSSIFDVPILIGAALILLSLFASKLGGRLGVPALLLFVVIGMLAGSEGLGGIPFENYELTQLVGIITLVLILYSGGLETRWKDTRPVLAKGLVLSTLGVFITAGVLGAAAHHLLHLPWLTSLLLGAVVSSTDASAVFSVLRERALGLKGQIKPLLEFESGTNDPMAVFLVIGLTSLIMQPSLPWYSIIPLFLQQMLIGGAVGYVAGQVAVHVLNNINLKFDGLYSVLSISLMALMYGSAAVVGGSGFLAVYIGAVVLGNSDFIHKRSLRLFHDGLTYLFEIGMFLLLGLLVFPKQLLSVAGPAMLLSLILMFIARPLAIYLSLALSPMKKRHKSMIAWVGLRGAVPIILATFPLLAGVPGAQIIFNVAFFIVLTSILIQGTSLPFVARLLRVDTDLVTPQVSPLSYASLDSEKTDLVDIRVPRHSIVEGKRIVDLGFPEDALIVLIHRDGEYVIPKGATTVEAGDGIQILGSKADVDEVRRRIAQSLPKNPPPLEELS
- a CDS encoding penicillin acylase family protein, with the translated sequence MPDLAEILWDTWGVPHVFARSEEAAFRAFGWAQMHAHGDLLLRLYGLARGRGAEYWGEKYLASDRLIRQMGVAQRAPVWLAAQEREMHANITAFVNGVNAYAEGHADALAPDTRAVLPVTPDDVFAHIQRVYLVYLTLGGQRPAGEPYNDILPYSTLLPDAPAMGTGVAGSNAWAVGGSRSESGHGLLLANPHLYWGDAHTFFEAHLNISQNGQPDLNLYGVAQVGWPVLRYGFNEHLGWAHTVNTLKGWDAFALTPNGDGYLLDGEKRAFTVRHETLLVRAPDGALRTEHLKVLESEHGPVVTEQDGRPVAVRCVGLDVAPIPGIFAQYWAMAQARDHGEFERALARHQNAMFNVLYADTDGHAAYYFTGLVPRRAGGHWSDWAGTLSGDRRELIWHEVHDFSELPRLVDPPSGWLQNANNPPWLATLPPALDPAAFPGYLSPQMVTPREQRSIRMLRSLERPTLEDLMACVNDTRSETAERLVPPLLEAAERSGSELARQAAGVLAGWDHRFDSASAQAHLFSRWLVGLGANRTLSNVTREPWQESEPLDTPRGLADEGAALSALEQAASALLQEYGSLERPWGTLTHARRGEYSVPGHGHLDPFGVFRVSGFQPAAEGMFDMAFGTTYIAAIEFSRPVRARVLLAYGNSSQPNSPHVGDQLPLFARGELRPAWLTRPEVEAHLARRDEVCSIDG
- a CDS encoding cation:proton antiporter yields the protein MELGRIFLELGAVTLALAFVGRAAGRFGITPIPLYLLAGLALGATFHLGNESEDFVHVGAEIGAVLLLFVLGLEYTSAELKSNLRSNSGVGVVDLLLNFSPGLLAGFVLGFTPLGAILLGGVTYLSSSGIASKVLTDLGRLGNRETPIVLAVCVLEDIAMAFYLPVVAALLVGGGLLATGVSLMVALLAFGVTFYAAMRFGPAFSRLLNVGSKETLLLSVFGLVLLIAGLADLLKVSAAIGAFLVGIALSGDVAHRTRPLIEPLRDLFAAIFFIFFGLQLDLSSVPDVILPAVILAVVTTFTKLLTGWYGAARLGARSRGRFRAGASLVARGEFSILIAGLGVSAGIAQGIGPLAAVYVLLTAILGPLLARLDEPLAPFLSRFDPGAKVAADSSVAVGQRGTD